Proteins from one Corvus cornix cornix isolate S_Up_H32 chromosome 19, ASM73873v5, whole genome shotgun sequence genomic window:
- the SH2B2 gene encoding SH2B adapter protein 2 — MNGDALCQEPSSPLPDWREFCKLHAQAAAVDFAQKFCQFLKENPHYDTPGAETSFSHHFTANFLDIFSLEVSRVFVSDSPTKYNIVPFVGLQNCHVPYGREVTPRKEETSTESLDSMDAPLGASRYLTPAQQVQARKVSSYGQSRSSEDVSIHAAAKPKFKKGFSLRNMSLCVVDGMKEMWHRKSSPEPGAEAAPGGRRAEREPWPAGGKEPGDPREKWTHKLRLSKVPSSKVELVDIQREGTLRYMVADDTNCVGSSQWQKCRLLLRKAVKVEGERFLLEFYVPPKASKPKVSIPLSAIIEVRTTMPLEMPDKDNTFVLKVENGAEYILETIDSLQKHSWVADIQDCIDPGDSGDDIELVSCAQGACLPGRTTSSSCEFLADDVPRPPDRCALPSTHNTATATAVPVPHSRGRDSLGELLTHVPLESFLQTLESSPTAGGHLTGEDSEAEAEINLSDFPWFHGTLSRIKAAQLVLFGGARSHGLFVIRQSETRPGEYVLTFNFQGKAKHLRLSLNESGQCHVQHLWFQTIFDMLRHFHTHPIPLESGGAADITLRSYVVAQSPQPDTGPPPPLVSQPPGCRVDLPPPHYFCSTAPTGPPVPPPAEGVAAAPTVPVPAPYHRLEGALGPRSRSDSAERRPEPAATSAEDYHEADSARSRTRAVENQYSFY; from the exons ATGAACGGCGatgccctgtgccaggagccCTCTTCCCCGCTCCCCGACTGGAGGGAGTTCTGCAAGCTGCACGCCCAGGCAGCCGCCGTGGACTTCGCCCAGAAGTTCTGCCAGTTCCTGAAGGAGAACCCCCACTACGACACCCCCGGGGCAGAGACCTCCTTCTCCCACCATTTCACCGCCAACTTCCTGGACATCTTCAGCCTGGAGGTCAGCCGGGTGTTCGTGTCTGACTCGCCCACCAAGTACAACATCGTGCCCTTCGTGGGGCTGCAGAACTGCCACGTCCCCTACGGGCGGGAGGTCACCCCGAGGAAGGAGGAGACGTCCACGGAGTCCCTGGACAGCATGGACGCCCCGCTGGGCGCCAGCCGGTACCtgaccccagcccagcaggTGCAGGCTCGCAAGGTCTCCTCCTACGGCCAGTCCCGCAGCTCGGAGGATGTCTCCATCCACGCTGCTGCCAAGCCCAAGTTCAAGAAAGGCTTCTCCCTGAGGAACATGAGCCTGTGCGTGGTGGATGGAATGAAGGAGATGTGGCACCGCAAATCCTCTCCGGAGCCAGGCGCTGAGGCTGCTCCGGGTGGCCGCAGAGCCGAGAGGGAGCCGTGGCCAGCCGGGGGCAAGGAGCCTGGGGACCCTCGGGAGAAATGGACCCACAAGCTGCGCCTGTCCAAGGTGCCCTCGTCCAAGGTGGAGCTGGTGGACATCCAGAGGGAGGGGACGCTGCGCTACATGGTGGCCGATGACACGAACTGTGTGGGGAGCTCGCAGTGGCAGAAGTGCCGCCTCCTGCTCCGGAAAGCGGTGAAGGTGGAAGGAGAGAGGTTCCTCCTGGAGTTTTATGTCCCTCCAAAG gctTCCAAACCCAAGGTGAGCATCCCGCTGTCGGCCATCATCGAGGTGCGCACCACCATGCCCCTGGAGATGCCTGACAAAGACAACACCTTCGTCCTAAAG GTAGAGAATGGGGCTGAGTACATCCTGGAGACCATCGACTCCCTGCAGAAGCACTCGTGGGTGGCAGATATCCAGGACTGCATCGACCCCGG GGACAGTGGGGACGACATTGAGCTGGTGTCCTGTGCACAGGGAGCCTGTCTGCCAGGCAGGACAACCTCCTCCAGCTGCGAGTTCCTGGCTGACG ATGTACCCAGGCCACCGGACAGATGTGCCCTGCCCAGCACTCACAACACCgccacagccactgctgtccccgTGCCCCACAGCCGGGGCAGGGATTCCCTGGGGGAGCTGCTCACCCATGTCCCACTGGAAAGCTTCCTGCAGACACTGGAATCCTCCCCCACCGCTGGTGGGCATCTCACAG GGGAGGACAGCGAGGCCGAGGCGGAGATCAACCTCTCTGACTTCCCCTGGTTCCACGGGACTCTGTCACGGATCAAGGCAGCCCAGCTGGTGCTCTTCGGGGGCGCCCGGAGTCACGGATTGTTCGTCATCCGGCAGAGCGAGACGCGGCCGGGGGAGTACGTGCTGACCTTCAACTTCCAGGGGAAAGCCAAG CACCTGCGCCTGTCGCTGAACGAGAGCGGGCAGTGCCACGTGCAGCACCTCTGGTTCCAGACCATCTTTGACATGCTGCGCCACTTCCACACGCATCCCATCCCGCTGGAGTCGGGCGGCGCGGCCGACATCACCCTCCGCAGCTACGTGGTGGCCCAGAGCCCACAGCCCG ACACCGGCCCCCCGCCACCCCTCGTGTCGCAGCCACCGGGCTGCCGGGTCGACCTGCCACCTCCACACtacttctgcagcacagcacccaCGGGCCCGCCGGTCCCGCCACCCGCTGAGGGGGTGGCCGCGGCCCCCACTGTCCCGGTGCCCGCACCCTACCACCGCCTGGAGGGTGCCCTGGGCCCCCGGAGCCGCAGCGACAGCGCCGAGCGCCGGCCGGAGCCCGCTGCCACCAGTGCCGAGGACTACCACGAGGCTGACAGTGCCCGGAGCCGGACCCGGGCGGTGGAAAACCAGTACTCCTTCTACTGA
- the PRKRIP1 gene encoding PRKR-interacting protein 1, with translation MAAPSAPRPPRPRKEPQPLVIPRSAAEEQRLRLERLMRNPEKTVPIPEKLNEWAPRPPPEFVRDVMGSSAGAGSGEFHVYRHLRRREYQRQDFMDAMAEKQRLDEEFQKKLERNKMIAEEQTAKRRRKRQKLKEKKLQAKKNKLEQKKQEKEPGQSQEQGSSEDDEEDSKEEEEKEDDSEEPSFVMGRG, from the exons ATGGCGGCGCCCtcggccccgcggccgccccggccccgcaaGGAGCCGCAGCCGCTCGTCATCCCCCGGAGCGCGGCCGAGGAGCAGCGCCTCCGCCTCGAGCGCCTCATGAGGAACCCG GAAAAGACTGTACCAATTCCTGAAAAACTGAATGAATGGGCACCACGACCTCCCCCGGAGTTCGTTAGAGATGTCATGG GTTCCAGTGCCGGAGCTGGGAGTGGGGAATTCCATGTGTACCGGCATCTCCGTCGGCGAGAGTACCAGAGGCAAGATTTCATGGATGCCATGGCTGAGAAG CAAAGACTAGATGAGGAATTCCAGAAGAAACTGGAGAGGAATAAGATGATTGCAgaagagcaaacagcaaaacGCAGAAGGAAGCG ccagaaattaaaagagaagaaactgcaagctaagaaaaataagcttgaacaaaagaagcaggaaaaag AACCTGGTCAATCCCAAGAGCAAGGCAGCAGCGAGGATGACGAAGAGGATagcaaggaggaggaagagaaggaagatgaTTCTGAAGAGCCAAGTTTTGTGATGGGAAGAGGATGA